A genomic segment from Spongiibacter sp. IMCC21906 encodes:
- a CDS encoding threonine-phosphate decarboxylase: protein MTIDIPAPNHGGNPLQLPDAEYYTEMLDLATGINPWPWPVPCSCLAGLAKLPYHSSELQQAAAKYYDVYPQQLLPTSGSQAVIQLIPQMLAVGRVLLAGPAYEEHAFRWQQAGHECVFFPHDQPEKVAELIRQQGIEYLVLVSPNNPTGQMYTEAQLSQWQQLLPENGFMLVDQAYADVQIESLCTGLLSKPKVMLLRSTGKFFGLPGLRLGFALGDPQWLAKLDAMQGPWAVNSLAQSAGAVMLADRAWQHQMRQTLSAASARQANMLGNILSGWVESTSSTPLFNSFELPLDRGLLLQQLCYKHGLSVRVYQWQGRAYMRWGLAADEAELHRRLSSLGDELFALTDRVDSHVVHG from the coding sequence ATGACGATTGATATCCCGGCGCCAAATCACGGTGGCAACCCGCTACAGTTACCCGATGCTGAGTATTATACGGAGATGCTGGATTTGGCAACGGGGATTAACCCGTGGCCATGGCCGGTGCCTTGTTCTTGCCTGGCTGGCCTCGCTAAATTGCCGTATCACTCATCGGAGCTGCAGCAGGCTGCCGCAAAGTATTATGACGTCTATCCCCAACAGTTACTGCCAACCTCTGGTAGCCAGGCCGTCATTCAGCTGATTCCACAAATGTTGGCTGTCGGGCGGGTATTGCTAGCTGGGCCAGCTTACGAAGAACATGCTTTTCGTTGGCAGCAGGCCGGACATGAGTGTGTTTTCTTTCCCCATGACCAGCCTGAAAAGGTGGCTGAGTTAATCCGGCAACAGGGGATTGAATACTTGGTCTTGGTGAGCCCGAATAACCCCACTGGCCAAATGTATACAGAAGCCCAGCTTTCACAATGGCAGCAGCTACTACCTGAAAACGGGTTTATGTTGGTAGATCAGGCGTATGCGGATGTGCAAATTGAAAGCCTGTGTACCGGTTTACTCAGCAAGCCCAAGGTTATGTTATTGCGTTCTACCGGCAAGTTTTTTGGCTTGCCTGGGCTGCGCTTGGGGTTTGCCCTTGGCGACCCTCAGTGGTTGGCCAAGCTCGATGCTATGCAGGGACCGTGGGCGGTGAATAGTCTGGCTCAAAGCGCCGGGGCTGTCATGCTGGCCGATCGGGCTTGGCAACATCAGATGCGACAAACCTTGTCTGCAGCCTCAGCGCGACAAGCCAATATGCTTGGCAATATTTTGTCTGGCTGGGTTGAGTCCACAAGCTCAACGCCCTTGTTTAATAGTTTTGAGTTACCGCTGGACCGGGGGCTATTGCTGCAACAGCTTTGTTATAAGCACGGCCTGTCGGTGCGGGTATATCAATGGCAGGGGCGGGCTTATATGCGCTGGGGACTGGCTGCCGATGAGGCGGAATTGCACCGCCGGTTGTCCAGCTTGGGTGACGAGCTGTTTGCACTGACTGACCGAGTCGATAGCCATGTCGTCCACGGCTGA
- the cbiB gene encoding adenosylcobinamide-phosphate synthase CbiB produces MPLQNPYYVIVAVWLLAYLLDHFLAEPKKWHPLVGFGNAASALEKRCNRQQTRFFERLRGALAWCLVVLPPVLLVLAMSALLERLHWLFGFCFDALILYLAMGWRSLSEHIQPIASALAKGDLVLARQCLSWIVSRDTDNLSDAEVLSSAMESGLENSSDAFFASLFWYAVAGPAAVVLHRLANTLDAMWGYRSSRYSHFGSFAARCDDVLNFFPAQLTALSFSLLSCSPAAFRCWWGQGWRWKSINAGSVMASGAAALGVTLGGSARYHGQLQSRPQLGQGEAPSAVDVNRTLNLANKVFFLWLTAVLILGVLVAL; encoded by the coding sequence ATGCCTCTGCAAAATCCCTATTACGTCATTGTTGCTGTGTGGCTATTGGCCTACCTGCTAGACCATTTTTTAGCTGAGCCTAAAAAATGGCATCCATTGGTGGGCTTTGGTAATGCCGCCAGTGCTCTGGAGAAACGCTGTAATCGACAGCAAACCCGGTTCTTTGAGCGTCTTCGTGGTGCACTGGCTTGGTGTCTAGTGGTATTGCCACCGGTATTGTTGGTATTGGCAATGTCAGCGCTATTGGAGCGCCTGCATTGGCTATTTGGTTTTTGCTTTGACGCACTGATTTTATATTTGGCGATGGGGTGGCGTAGCTTGAGTGAGCATATCCAACCGATTGCGAGCGCGCTGGCAAAGGGCGACTTGGTACTGGCCCGGCAGTGTTTGTCATGGATTGTCAGCAGAGATACCGACAACTTAAGCGACGCTGAAGTGCTTAGCAGTGCGATGGAATCCGGCCTTGAAAATAGCAGTGATGCCTTCTTTGCATCGTTGTTCTGGTATGCGGTGGCGGGCCCAGCAGCGGTGGTGCTACACCGGTTGGCCAACACCTTAGATGCCATGTGGGGCTATCGCAGTTCGCGCTATTCCCATTTTGGCAGTTTCGCGGCTCGGTGTGACGATGTATTAAACTTCTTTCCCGCCCAACTTACGGCGTTGAGTTTTTCGCTGCTGTCTTGCTCACCTGCTGCGTTTCGCTGTTGGTGGGGCCAAGGTTGGCGGTGGAAAAGCATCAATGCCGGTTCGGTGATGGCCAGTGGCGCGGCGGCGCTGGGGGTGACCCTGGGCGGCAGTGCGCGCTACCATGGCCAGCTGCAATCCCGGCCGCAACTGGGGCAGGGTGAGGCTCCCAGTGCGGTGGATGTAAATCGAACGCTGAACTTGGCCAACAAAGTATTTTTTCTGTGGCTGACAGCAGTATTAATTTTAGGGGTGTTAGTAGCTTTGTGA
- a CDS encoding amidohydrolase: MKHMIFDAHLHIVDQDFPVESNNGYLPDPFTVDDYVGRTADLGIAGGAVVAGSFQSYDQQYLLTALRDLGPGFVGVTQVKPTISDKELFQLSDGGVRAVRFNLRRGGFDCVDYMADFAWRIFDLLGWHIEIYADSKSLAEIESMLRTLPAVSIDHLGLSKEGLPMLYRLAESGIRVKATGFGRVDFAVSQAIKRLYDINPDALMFGTDLPSTRSPRPFHSVDIEIIGNALGDSNAKRVLWDNAAAFYKLAV, from the coding sequence ATGAAACACATGATTTTTGATGCACATTTGCATATTGTCGATCAGGATTTTCCAGTCGAATCCAATAACGGCTATTTGCCAGATCCTTTCACCGTCGATGATTACGTGGGCCGCACGGCTGATTTAGGCATTGCTGGTGGGGCCGTGGTAGCAGGTTCGTTCCAGAGCTACGATCAGCAATATTTGCTTACTGCGCTTCGCGACCTGGGGCCGGGCTTTGTCGGCGTTACCCAAGTGAAACCTACTATTAGCGATAAAGAACTGTTTCAACTCTCTGACGGTGGCGTACGTGCCGTGCGTTTTAATCTGCGCCGGGGTGGTTTTGATTGTGTAGATTATATGGCCGATTTTGCCTGGCGAATTTTTGATTTGCTGGGCTGGCATATTGAGATCTATGCCGACAGCAAGAGCTTGGCCGAAATAGAGTCTATGCTACGGACTTTGCCGGCCGTCAGTATCGATCATCTGGGTTTATCGAAAGAAGGTTTACCTATGTTGTACCGCTTGGCAGAAAGCGGTATTCGGGTAAAGGCAACCGGTTTTGGTCGGGTTGATTTTGCCGTGAGTCAGGCGATCAAGCGCTTGTATGACATCAACCCCGATGCGCTTATGTTTGGTACTGATCTGCCTTCAACCCGTTCCCCCCGTCCTTTTCATTCCGTTGATATCGAAATTATCGGTAATGCCCTCGGCGACAGTAATGCCAAGCGGGTTTTATGGGATAATGCCGCCGCGTTTTACAAGTTAGCGGTGTAG
- a CDS encoding glycosyltransferase: MANKVLFIGYVWPEPRSSAAGRRILDVISLFQAQGAAVSFACAAEFGQNPADLSSLGVATFSIQLNCSSFDEQVQRLNPDIVVFDRFVCEEQFGWRVERACPKALRILDTEDLHCLRDARHKALKAGREMLSADLFSDLAFREIASIWRCDLSLMISPFEVDLLVEQFGVDPRLLFHLPLFANLAFARQKQPEFSQRQHCVVVGNFRHAPNWDAVQYLRRDIWPELRRRLGKNVQCHVYGAYQPPKAQQLHSEKEGFLLKGWAENACVIVSQARLVLAPLRFGAGQKGKLLEAMECGTPSVTSNIGIEGMASTAQWPGGVANTASDFVATAADLYTNEKQWHAAAQQCLPLLDSNFNKSGFENNFFNIINELLIAPEAHRRQFFNGMMIRQQSLRSHQYMSQWIEAKNASLRHSDEDTSES, encoded by the coding sequence GTGGCGAACAAGGTTTTGTTTATTGGCTATGTCTGGCCGGAGCCCCGCTCCTCTGCGGCTGGTCGTCGTATCCTTGATGTAATTAGCTTGTTTCAAGCACAGGGAGCTGCGGTGAGCTTTGCTTGTGCCGCCGAGTTTGGCCAAAACCCGGCAGACCTCTCTAGTCTGGGTGTCGCCACCTTTAGTATTCAACTGAATTGCAGCAGCTTTGACGAACAGGTTCAGCGGCTCAACCCTGACATAGTGGTGTTTGATCGCTTTGTGTGTGAGGAGCAGTTTGGCTGGCGGGTGGAACGAGCCTGCCCAAAGGCATTGCGCATTTTGGATACCGAAGATTTGCATTGCTTGCGGGATGCCCGTCATAAAGCCCTGAAGGCAGGGCGTGAAATGCTGTCTGCTGATTTATTTAGTGATTTAGCCTTTCGAGAAATCGCCTCGATTTGGCGATGTGATCTCAGTTTGATGATCTCGCCCTTTGAGGTTGATCTTCTTGTCGAGCAATTTGGGGTTGATCCCAGATTGCTATTTCATTTACCTCTTTTTGCCAATTTGGCTTTTGCTCGACAGAAACAGCCCGAGTTCAGTCAGCGTCAACACTGTGTGGTGGTGGGTAATTTTAGACATGCGCCTAATTGGGATGCCGTGCAATATTTGCGGCGCGATATTTGGCCAGAGTTGCGGCGCAGGCTGGGAAAGAACGTGCAATGCCACGTTTATGGGGCTTATCAGCCGCCTAAAGCTCAGCAATTGCACAGTGAAAAAGAAGGATTTTTACTAAAAGGCTGGGCTGAAAATGCGTGTGTAATAGTAAGTCAGGCAAGATTGGTGTTGGCACCTTTGCGTTTTGGTGCGGGTCAAAAGGGCAAGTTACTGGAGGCTATGGAGTGCGGCACGCCGTCGGTTACAAGCAATATCGGCATTGAAGGCATGGCGTCAACGGCGCAGTGGCCGGGTGGCGTGGCGAATACGGCAAGTGATTTTGTTGCCACTGCCGCTGATTTATATACCAACGAAAAGCAGTGGCATGCTGCTGCTCAGCAATGTTTACCACTGTTAGACAGTAATTTTAACAAATCGGGTTTTGAAAATAATTTTTTCAATATTATCAATGAGTTACTGATTGCCCCTGAGGCTCATCGCCGGCAATTTTTTAATGGCATGATGATTCGCCAACAATCGTTACGCAGTCATCAGTATATGTCACAGTGGATAGAAGCCAAAAATGCCTCACTACGACATAGTGATGAAGATACGAGCGAAAGTTAA
- a CDS encoding TM2 domain-containing protein, with the protein MGNTHSMAVGYLLWIFGFMGAHRFYFGKPISGTIYFFTLGLFLIGWIIDLFLIPGMDAQADKRWTPGNCSYTAAWVLLTFLGVFGLHRFYMGKWLTGIIYLLTGGVFLLGIIYDYWTLNSQLNDRNSKLFG; encoded by the coding sequence ATGGGAAACACACATAGCATGGCAGTGGGCTATCTACTTTGGATATTCGGTTTTATGGGCGCCCACCGATTTTATTTTGGCAAGCCAATTTCAGGCACAATCTATTTTTTCACCCTAGGCCTGTTTTTAATTGGCTGGATTATAGACCTGTTTTTAATTCCAGGAATGGATGCTCAGGCAGACAAACGCTGGACACCGGGCAATTGTAGTTATACTGCCGCATGGGTGTTACTGACGTTTTTGGGCGTTTTCGGTTTACATCGGTTTTATATGGGCAAGTGGCTGACTGGCATTATTTATCTGCTGACTGGTGGCGTATTTTTGCTGGGCATTATTTACGATTATTGGACCTTAAATTCACAGCTTAATGATCGAAATTCAAAACTTTTCGGATGA